The Deltaproteobacteria bacterium genome includes a window with the following:
- a CDS encoding ATP-binding protein, with translation MSADRRSLAAVIERDLQKKFVFLSGPRQVGKTTLARQIIAAMGGQYLLYDDDDDRVSILKKNYVGAGVVGLDEFHKFPRWKHHLKGVFDKHHAHLKLLLTGSARLDVFQKSGDSLFGRYYLHHLHPFTCGELQHGTIPPLPHDPLEPHAALDTLPSLLRFGGFPEPYVGQSDTEHRRWSNARRQLLVREELRELTHIHLLNLVEHLMLLLPERIGSPFSQRALAEDIRVSPPTIAQWMEIFERLFVVFTATPYAKRIARSIQRQPKYYFYDWSQLPDDGARFENCVASHLWKAVQLWTDVGLATLGLHTIRDRDRREVDFLVTRDRQPWFLVETKLAETQIAEPLRHFSARLRIPGIQLVLKENVAKREGNVAVLSANRWLGHLP, from the coding sequence ATGTCTGCCGACCGACGCAGTTTAGCAGCAGTCATCGAGCGAGACCTGCAGAAAAAGTTCGTCTTCTTGTCGGGACCACGCCAAGTCGGAAAGACGACGCTGGCCCGCCAGATCATCGCCGCCATGGGAGGCCAATACCTCCTCTATGATGACGACGATGACCGCGTGTCCATTTTGAAAAAAAACTACGTTGGCGCCGGCGTCGTCGGCCTGGACGAGTTCCATAAATTTCCCCGCTGGAAACACCACCTCAAAGGAGTCTTTGATAAGCATCACGCCCACCTCAAGCTGCTCCTCACCGGCAGCGCGCGACTCGACGTTTTCCAGAAATCTGGCGACAGCCTGTTTGGCCGATATTACTTACACCACCTGCACCCCTTCACCTGTGGAGAGCTGCAACACGGCACTATTCCCCCGCTCCCCCATGATCCGCTGGAACCACATGCGGCGCTCGACACACTCCCGTCGCTTCTCCGGTTCGGCGGTTTTCCAGAACCGTACGTCGGTCAATCCGACACGGAACATCGACGCTGGTCCAATGCCAGACGACAACTCCTCGTCCGCGAAGAACTGCGGGAACTCACGCACATCCATCTCCTCAACCTCGTCGAACATCTGATGCTCCTGTTGCCGGAGCGCATCGGTTCGCCCTTTAGTCAACGTGCGTTGGCGGAAGATATCCGCGTCAGCCCACCCACCATTGCCCAATGGATGGAGATCTTTGAACGCCTCTTTGTCGTGTTTACCGCCACGCCCTACGCCAAACGGATTGCCCGTTCGATTCAGCGACAACCGAAATATTATTTTTACGACTGGTCGCAGCTTCCCGACGACGGCGCGCGATTCGAAAATTGCGTCGCAAGTCATCTCTGGAAGGCCGTGCAACTCTGGACCGACGTAGGCCTAGCCACCCTCGGGCTGCACACGATCCGTGACCGCGATCGACGCGAGGTCGATTTTCTCGTGACGCGGGATCGACAACCGTGGTTTCTCGTAGAGACGAAATTGGCCGAGACCCAAATCGCCGAGCCACTCCGGCATTTTTCCGCCCGACTCCGGATCCCGGGCATCCAACTGGTGCTCAAAGAAAACGTTGCGAAACGAGAAGGCAACGTAGCGGTCCTCAGCGCCAATCGGTGGCTCGGCCATTTGCCGTAA
- a CDS encoding NAD-dependent malic enzyme — MATRIKIDAVTGERYLAVRRKGLGLIEDPLANKGTAFTAEERDLLGLRGLLPPAQFGIKEQLARTYEHFRTKTTPLGKHVYLNSLHDRNEVLFYRLLQEHIEEMMPIIYTPTVGEACQQFSHIYRRPRGLFVSYDLKDRIPELLANARLRAPRVIVVTDGERILGLGDQGAGGMGISIGKLCLYTLCGGIPPYDTLPIMLDVGTDNQALLDDPLYLGLRRARVRGPKYQAFVDRFVDAVRTAFPHTLLQWEDFLKGNAITQLQRFRDRLCTFNDDIQGTAAVALAGIFSALRVTKQPLTEQRLVFAGAGAAAQGIGDLFVLALQHAGLTRDEARRHVWTVDSKGLVVADRPNLDDFKRAFARDATEAAAYPRRDGATISLHEVIAHVQPTILLGTSGTAGMFSETIVRAMAAQQTRPIIFPLSNPTSKAECTAADAIRWSDGHALVATGSPFEPVLHGGKRYRIGQGNNAYIFPGVGLGVTTAKIRRVTDGMFLAAARALASVVTPRDLNEGALFPALPRIREASLAVAVAVVRRAVEESHAAPKVLHRLESTLQQAMWTPAYLPLRYEA; from the coding sequence ATGGCGACTCGGATCAAAATCGACGCGGTGACGGGAGAGCGATATTTAGCGGTGCGGCGCAAGGGATTGGGGCTAATCGAAGATCCGCTCGCGAACAAAGGGACGGCGTTCACGGCGGAGGAGCGCGATCTGCTGGGCCTACGCGGGCTGTTGCCGCCGGCGCAGTTTGGGATCAAGGAACAATTGGCGCGGACCTATGAACACTTTCGCACCAAGACCACGCCGCTGGGGAAGCATGTCTACTTGAACAGTCTGCACGATCGCAATGAAGTGCTCTTTTACCGACTGTTGCAGGAACACATCGAAGAGATGATGCCGATTATCTACACGCCGACGGTCGGCGAGGCGTGCCAACAATTTTCCCACATCTATCGTCGGCCGCGCGGACTCTTCGTGAGTTACGATCTGAAAGATCGCATTCCGGAACTATTGGCGAATGCGCGATTGCGCGCGCCGCGCGTGATCGTCGTGACGGACGGCGAACGGATTTTGGGGTTGGGCGATCAAGGCGCGGGGGGGATGGGGATCTCGATCGGGAAGTTGTGTCTCTACACGTTGTGCGGCGGGATTCCGCCGTATGACACGTTGCCGATCATGCTCGATGTCGGCACGGATAATCAGGCATTGCTCGACGATCCGCTCTATTTGGGACTGCGGCGTGCGCGGGTGCGGGGACCGAAGTACCAAGCCTTTGTGGATCGTTTCGTCGACGCCGTGCGCACCGCGTTTCCGCACACGTTGTTGCAGTGGGAGGATTTCCTGAAGGGGAATGCGATCACGCAGCTGCAACGCTTTCGCGATCGACTCTGCACATTCAACGACGACATCCAGGGCACGGCCGCCGTCGCACTGGCCGGGATTTTTTCCGCGTTGCGCGTCACGAAGCAGCCACTGACGGAACAGCGACTGGTCTTTGCGGGCGCGGGCGCCGCCGCGCAGGGGATCGGCGACTTGTTCGTGCTCGCGCTCCAACATGCCGGGCTCACGCGCGACGAAGCGCGGCGTCACGTCTGGACGGTCGACAGCAAAGGACTCGTCGTGGCCGATCGCCCCAACTTGGACGATTTCAAACGCGCGTTCGCCCGCGACGCAACGGAGGCTGCGGCATATCCGCGTCGCGACGGCGCGACGATTTCGCTGCACGAGGTGATCGCTCACGTTCAGCCCACAATTCTCCTCGGCACCTCCGGCACTGCGGGGATGTTTTCGGAAACGATCGTCCGCGCAATGGCCGCGCAGCAAACACGGCCGATTATTTTTCCCCTTTCTAACCCCACGTCGAAGGCCGAATGCACGGCGGCGGATGCGATCCGATGGTCAGACGGCCATGCGCTGGTGGCCACCGGCAGCCCGTTTGAACCGGTGTTGCATGGTGGAAAGCGGTATCGGATCGGGCAGGGGAACAATGCGTACATCTTTCCAGGCGTCGGCTTAGGCGTCACCACGGCCAAGATCCGGCGCGTGACCGACGGGATGTTCCTGGCCGCCGCGCGCGCGCTCGCGTCCGTGGTCACGCCGCGCGACTTGAACGAAGGCGCGCTGTTCCCCGCGCTCCCGCGCATCCGCGAGGCCTCCCTGGCGGTGGCCGTGGCGGTCGTGCGGCGCGCAGTCGAGGAGAGCCACGCCGCACCCAAGGTGCTGCACCGACTCGAATCCACCCTACAACAAGCCATGTGGACCCCGGCCTACCTCCCGCTCCGGTACGAGGCATAA
- a CDS encoding GIY-YIG nuclease family protein gives MSTSSSTDTPKRRKRRCYYVYLVEATDGRLYVGYTTDLARRMTAHRSGRGSKFLRGFGFGRLRYHETHRTKSRALRREAAIKRLPRVEKLALCRCGHNNGHSTGTTAL, from the coding sequence ATGTCCACGTCATCCTCTACCGACACACCCAAGCGACGTAAGCGGCGTTGCTACTACGTCTACCTCGTCGAAGCCACCGACGGACGTCTGTATGTGGGCTACACGACCGATTTAGCGCGCCGCATGACCGCGCACCGCAGCGGCCGCGGCTCGAAATTCCTGCGCGGCTTCGGCTTCGGCCGCTTGCGCTATCACGAAACGCACCGCACCAAATCCCGCGCCCTCCGCCGCGAGGCCGCGATCAAGCGGCTGCCGCGGGTCGAAAAACTCGCGCTGTGCCGGTGTGGTCACAACAACGGCCACAGCACGGGCACGACCGCATTGTAA
- the crcB gene encoding fluoride efflux transporter CrcB encodes MRKLLLLAGAGAIGTLARYGLSGWVHQWLGVGFPYGTLVVNTAGCFTIGLLGTLAEQRVWFSSELRAVLFLGFLGAFTTFSSFSYETWQLVRDGQYGLAGGNVIGTMIAGFGALLLGVIAARAL; translated from the coding sequence ATGCGGAAATTGCTTCTCTTAGCCGGCGCCGGGGCGATTGGCACGCTCGCACGCTATGGGCTGAGCGGCTGGGTCCATCAGTGGCTCGGCGTCGGATTTCCGTACGGCACGTTGGTCGTGAATACCGCTGGATGTTTTACGATCGGCCTACTCGGCACATTGGCAGAACAACGCGTCTGGTTCAGCAGCGAACTGCGCGCCGTGCTCTTCCTCGGATTTCTGGGAGCGTTCACGACTTTTTCGAGCTTCTCCTATGAGACATGGCAACTCGTGCGAGATGGTCAATATGGCTTGGCCGGCGGCAATGTCATCGGCACGATGATCGCCGGGTTCGGCGCATTGCTGCTCGGCGTGATCGCGGCACGCGCCCTTTAA
- a CDS encoding DEAD/DEAH box helicase, with amino-acid sequence MADFQHLGIASRILEVLKQRHIVTPTPIQQQSIPIGLEGKDVMGIAQTGTGKTLAFGIPLIQRLDLCTGRALILLPTRELAHQVDEVLQLLARPYQMRSAILIGGESMPRQLQALRQRPRILVATPGRLIDHMEQRHVTLHDIQILVLDEADRMLDMGFAPQLNRIMKMIPSERQTMLFSATMPQPIVKLATNCMSLPVRIEVAPAGSTIAEIEQEVFIIPQASKLQLLESLLQTYHGTVLVFSRTKHGAKKITRVLQTLGHNVTEIHGNRSQSQRRDAMGGFRSGKYRILVATDIAARGIDVSDIEVVINFDLPQQSEDYVHRIGRTGRAGKTGRAISFVTPEQRQEIRAIERLIRKALPVAPLPQLAPSRKIPNLPAPTVSPALRSEGRGTRSHFQPHRSAEGRPATSRPIASGGRPAPVRFARPPQPTSGQPRREGMPRKEGAPAAPRSRFSFFGRRRTGGRTGPSKG; translated from the coding sequence ATGGCCGATTTCCAACATCTCGGCATTGCGTCACGCATTCTAGAGGTGCTGAAACAGCGCCACATCGTGACTCCCACCCCCATCCAGCAGCAGTCGATCCCGATCGGACTGGAAGGCAAAGACGTGATGGGCATCGCCCAGACCGGCACCGGCAAGACGCTGGCGTTCGGCATTCCGCTGATTCAGCGGCTCGATCTCTGCACTGGCCGCGCGCTGATCTTGCTCCCGACGCGGGAATTGGCGCATCAAGTCGATGAAGTGCTGCAGCTGCTCGCGCGTCCGTACCAGATGCGGTCGGCGATCCTGATCGGCGGCGAATCGATGCCGCGGCAGTTGCAAGCGCTGCGGCAACGGCCGCGCATCCTGGTGGCGACGCCGGGACGGCTGATCGACCACATGGAGCAGCGCCACGTCACGCTGCACGACATCCAGATCCTGGTGTTGGACGAAGCCGATCGGATGCTCGATATGGGTTTCGCGCCGCAACTGAATCGGATCATGAAGATGATCCCCAGCGAACGGCAAACGATGCTCTTTTCCGCCACCATGCCGCAGCCGATCGTGAAGTTGGCGACGAATTGCATGTCGCTCCCGGTGCGGATCGAAGTCGCGCCGGCAGGGTCGACGATCGCCGAGATCGAGCAAGAGGTCTTCATCATTCCACAAGCGTCCAAGCTGCAACTGCTCGAAAGTCTGCTCCAGACGTATCACGGCACGGTGTTGGTCTTTTCGCGCACCAAGCACGGCGCGAAGAAGATCACCCGCGTGTTGCAAACGCTTGGACATAATGTGACCGAGATCCACGGCAATCGCTCGCAGAGTCAACGCCGCGACGCGATGGGCGGGTTCCGTTCCGGCAAATATCGCATCCTCGTCGCGACCGACATTGCCGCGCGCGGGATCGACGTGAGCGACATCGAAGTCGTGATCAATTTCGACTTGCCGCAACAATCGGAAGATTACGTGCATCGGATTGGTCGCACTGGCCGTGCCGGAAAAACGGGGCGCGCGATCTCGTTCGTGACCCCGGAGCAGCGGCAAGAAATTCGCGCCATTGAACGCCTGATCCGCAAGGCACTTCCCGTGGCGCCGTTGCCGCAACTCGCGCCGAGTCGCAAGATCCCCAACCTGCCTGCGCCGACCGTGTCACCCGCGCTGCGGTCTGAGGGCCGAGGTACGCGAAGCCATTTCCAACCGCACCGTAGTGCGGAGGGACGCCCCGCCACATCGCGGCCGATTGCATCCGGAGGGCGACCGGCGCCGGTGCGCTTCGCTCGCCCACCGCAACCCACAAGCGGACAACCGCGGCGGGAAGGGATGCCCCGCAAAGAGGGCGCGCCGGCCGCGCCACGCAGCCGTTTCAGCTTCTTCGGTCGTCGTCGCACCGGAGGACGCACCGGCCCATCGAAGGGATAA
- a CDS encoding right-handed parallel beta-helix repeat-containing protein, with translation MPSPLVPQPAVVTPSQPPASPAEEALVSVGAPVEAGEAVVTNQVTADASDTAPADSIIPAPPGTPSANEETSEDPLPAVAAVETGTVYYVRPPVAEATPQIGADGRSYQTAWRGFAAIQWGDDDGNVHAGDTLYVCGTYHWFAPQLKIPATAPNGTAERPITIRGDCPDDPAQFVHDPLGSNPDQLPPYKVYAFHIESKAYYRVLHFTLQHLSLLVLHAPHTRVEHVTFNGTTPDMPAAIIDYGPSTEIEQVTILNAAKNGITQFLRGGNAKLGQGWLYSHYHAQPTSTVIRHAYIHTLGYHPQYQYHAIALKWNQSVLIEDSAIIDPSGSGISVNTCGDVGNTVIQRNTIRAGVQTAQCSALQQGSALENCMNQAYGVAFAASAKDPGVEHCAINSTVEIANNEIEGYTGNGILIEAENRGAVSIQHNTIAANRTMGIWLYSASTPDTGTTLIAGNNIHHNGYASAGSTQSGIDLAGHVAHVTVRDNLIHFNGYPQSDSNSKAAGLILQEGPQHLGGGSPQDITIQHNTFVNNSVSHLLTHGYAGVPSVIQGLDVRYNIFATMPEFGNDTVVRYLERWNDTPQWTVFDYNLHYGRSDVRLRFSDTQEFRLDQFAAYQQTTGYNQHSIVADPLFVDLQAFRLNPFSPAAQIVLSDGATVTLGAQWSP, from the coding sequence ATGCCATCACCACTCGTTCCCCAACCCGCAGTGGTCACACCCAGTCAGCCGCCGGCCAGTCCGGCCGAAGAGGCGCTCGTTTCGGTAGGCGCACCGGTCGAGGCGGGGGAGGCGGTTGTGACCAATCAGGTAACGGCCGACGCATCCGACACAGCGCCTGCCGATTCCATCATTCCAGCACCGCCGGGGACACCCTCCGCGAACGAGGAGACGTCGGAGGACCCGTTGCCCGCCGTCGCCGCGGTGGAGACCGGAACGGTATATTATGTTCGGCCCCCAGTGGCCGAGGCGACTCCACAAATCGGGGCCGACGGACGTTCGTATCAAACGGCTTGGCGAGGATTTGCCGCCATTCAATGGGGCGACGACGATGGGAATGTCCACGCGGGCGACACGCTGTATGTGTGCGGTACATATCATTGGTTCGCGCCGCAGTTGAAAATTCCGGCCACTGCGCCCAACGGGACGGCGGAGCGGCCCATCACGATTCGTGGCGATTGTCCGGATGATCCGGCGCAGTTCGTGCACGACCCGCTGGGCTCGAATCCTGACCAGTTGCCGCCCTATAAAGTGTACGCCTTTCACATTGAGTCGAAGGCATACTATCGCGTGCTCCATTTTACGTTACAGCATCTCTCGCTGTTGGTCCTCCACGCCCCGCATACGCGCGTGGAGCACGTGACGTTCAACGGGACCACGCCGGACATGCCGGCTGCGATTATCGATTACGGACCGAGCACGGAAATCGAGCAGGTCACCATTTTGAACGCAGCCAAGAATGGGATCACGCAGTTTCTTCGTGGTGGGAACGCGAAGTTAGGACAAGGATGGCTCTATTCACACTACCATGCGCAGCCGACGTCGACGGTGATTCGACACGCGTATATTCACACGCTCGGGTATCACCCGCAGTATCAGTATCACGCCATCGCCCTGAAATGGAATCAGTCGGTACTGATCGAAGATTCAGCGATCATCGATCCATCCGGCAGCGGCATTAGTGTCAATACCTGTGGGGACGTGGGGAACACAGTCATTCAGCGCAACACGATTCGCGCCGGCGTCCAAACGGCGCAATGTAGTGCGTTGCAGCAGGGCAGCGCGTTGGAAAACTGCATGAACCAAGCGTACGGGGTCGCCTTCGCAGCGTCTGCAAAGGACCCAGGCGTAGAACATTGTGCGATCAACTCGACCGTGGAGATCGCGAACAACGAAATCGAAGGCTACACAGGGAACGGTATATTGATCGAAGCGGAGAATCGTGGCGCGGTGTCGATCCAACACAACACGATCGCCGCGAATCGGACGATGGGTATTTGGCTGTATAGTGCCAGTACGCCGGATACCGGGACCACGCTGATTGCCGGCAACAATATTCACCATAACGGCTACGCGTCCGCCGGATCGACGCAGTCGGGCATCGATCTGGCCGGACATGTGGCGCACGTGACGGTGCGCGACAACTTGATTCATTTTAATGGCTATCCGCAGAGCGATTCCAACAGCAAAGCCGCGGGTCTGATCTTACAAGAAGGACCGCAACATCTCGGTGGCGGATCGCCGCAGGACATCACGATTCAACACAATACGTTTGTCAATAATTCCGTCAGTCACCTCTTGACGCACGGCTACGCCGGGGTGCCGAGTGTGATCCAAGGCCTTGACGTTCGTTATAACATTTTTGCGACGATGCCGGAGTTTGGCAACGACACCGTGGTCCGCTATCTGGAACGTTGGAACGATACGCCACAGTGGACGGTCTTCGATTACAATCTCCATTATGGACGTTCCGACGTGCGCTTGCGTTTCAGCGATACGCAGGAGTTCCGCCTCGACCAATTTGCGGCCTATCAGCAGACCACGGGATACAACCAGCATTCAATTGTTGCCGATCCGCTCTTTGTCGATCTCCAAGCCTTCCGCCTCAACCCGTTTTCTCCGGCTGCCCAGATCGTGTTGTCAGATGGCGCTACTGTCACGCTTGGGGCCCAGTGGTCACCATAA
- a CDS encoding xanthine dehydrogenase family protein, with protein MQRRFVGQSVRRVEAEAKVTGAAQYIDDLTFPEMLFGVTVRSAVARGTIRAIEFADGIPWAELTIVTAKQIPGKNRVALIADDQPMLADGSVNHAEEPVVLLAHHDRALLEAARRAVHITIDPLPAMFDLDTADAQQTIVWGTDNILKSYRMDAGDIDAAWATAAHVIEGEYRTGAQEHMYIEPQGVIAIADPNSGVTVWGSLQCPYYVHAALLPLFGLPADKVRVVQTETGGGFGGKEEYPSLLAGHAALLAWHAGKPVKMMYDRREDMAATTKRHPSRTRIKTGFDRGGKLVALDIDFVLDGGAYTTLSPVVLSRGTLHATGPYRCPNVRIRSRAVATNSVPYGAFRGFGAPQSLFAIERHMDRAAHQLRMAPEELRRRNLLRDGDTLACGQTVRDGVDLGALLDRALQLSHYHERRAQYRTANATEPLQRGLGIAAVMHGAGFTGSGEQYLASKVAVETTAEGRLRVLAASTEMGQGKNTVFTQIAADAAGLELCDIDVVTPDTQVVPNSGPTVASRTTMIVGDLVARGCTGICDVLRQSDLLPTPHTPADFRRACAAYHARHGALRLTTQYEPPPGVIWDDATYRGQAYATYAWAVYIAEVSVDPISYEVRVTDFTAVQEIGRVVNPTLAAGQIEGGVVQAIGYALYEQVQLREGRMVNDQFANYIIPTALDVPPIRVHFEEVPYAHGQSGAKGIGELPMDAVAPAILNAVEDATGVSFTSIPLLPEEVLCRLTA; from the coding sequence ATGCAACGGCGGTTTGTAGGGCAGTCGGTCCGACGGGTGGAGGCGGAGGCCAAGGTCACCGGGGCGGCCCAATATATCGATGATCTGACGTTTCCCGAGATGCTGTTTGGCGTCACGGTGCGCAGTGCGGTGGCGCGGGGAACGATTCGTGCCATTGAATTCGCCGACGGCATTCCGTGGGCGGAATTGACCATCGTGACCGCGAAGCAAATTCCCGGCAAGAATCGCGTCGCGCTGATAGCGGACGATCAACCGATGTTGGCCGACGGCAGCGTCAATCATGCCGAAGAACCGGTCGTGTTGCTCGCGCATCACGACCGCGCGCTGCTGGAAGCGGCACGACGTGCGGTGCACATCACGATCGATCCACTGCCCGCGATGTTCGATCTCGACACCGCAGATGCGCAGCAAACCATCGTCTGGGGCACGGACAATATTCTGAAATCGTACCGGATGGACGCCGGCGACATCGACGCTGCGTGGGCGACGGCCGCACACGTCATCGAAGGCGAATACCGGACCGGCGCGCAAGAGCATATGTACATCGAACCGCAAGGAGTGATCGCCATTGCGGATCCGAACAGCGGTGTCACGGTGTGGGGTTCGTTGCAGTGTCCGTATTACGTCCACGCGGCGTTGCTGCCATTGTTCGGACTCCCGGCCGATAAAGTGCGCGTCGTACAAACGGAGACCGGCGGCGGATTCGGGGGTAAGGAAGAATATCCCTCGCTGTTGGCCGGACATGCGGCGCTGCTGGCTTGGCACGCGGGGAAGCCGGTGAAAATGATGTACGATCGCCGCGAAGACATGGCCGCGACCACGAAGCGGCATCCGTCGCGCACGAGAATCAAGACCGGATTCGATCGCGGCGGAAAACTCGTCGCACTCGACATCGACTTCGTACTCGACGGCGGCGCGTATACAACACTCTCGCCGGTCGTGCTGTCACGCGGGACGTTGCATGCCACCGGCCCATATCGCTGTCCGAATGTCCGCATTCGATCGCGCGCCGTCGCGACGAATTCCGTGCCGTATGGCGCGTTTCGCGGCTTCGGGGCCCCGCAGAGCCTGTTTGCGATCGAGCGGCATATGGACCGCGCCGCGCACCAATTGCGCATGGCTCCGGAGGAACTGCGTCGTCGCAACTTGCTGCGCGACGGCGACACACTGGCCTGCGGCCAAACGGTCCGCGACGGCGTGGACTTGGGCGCGTTACTCGACCGCGCGCTGCAGCTCAGCCATTATCACGAACGCCGCGCCCAATATCGTACCGCGAACGCCACGGAGCCGCTGCAGCGCGGACTCGGGATTGCGGCCGTGATGCACGGCGCCGGATTCACCGGCTCCGGCGAACAATATCTAGCGTCGAAAGTTGCGGTCGAAACCACTGCGGAGGGCAGACTGCGCGTCCTCGCGGCCTCCACCGAAATGGGCCAAGGGAAAAATACGGTCTTCACCCAAATCGCCGCGGACGCGGCCGGGCTGGAACTGTGCGACATCGACGTCGTCACGCCCGACACGCAGGTTGTCCCGAACAGCGGACCGACTGTGGCCTCCCGCACCACGATGATCGTTGGCGACCTCGTCGCGCGCGGCTGCACCGGCATTTGTGATGTCTTACGCCAAAGCGATTTGCTGCCGACACCGCACACGCCCGCGGACTTCCGCCGTGCCTGCGCCGCGTATCACGCGCGACACGGCGCGCTGCGGCTCACCACGCAATACGAACCACCCCCCGGTGTCATCTGGGACGACGCGACGTATCGCGGCCAGGCGTACGCCACATACGCCTGGGCCGTGTATATCGCCGAAGTGAGCGTCGACCCGATCAGTTATGAAGTCCGTGTGACCGACTTTACCGCGGTGCAGGAGATCGGCCGCGTCGTCAATCCGACGCTGGCTGCCGGACAGATTGAAGGCGGCGTGGTCCAGGCGATCGGCTACGCACTGTACGAACAAGTTCAGCTGCGTGAGGGCCGGATGGTGAACGATCAATTCGCGAATTACATCATTCCGACCGCACTCGACGTGCCGCCGATTCGTGTCCATTTTGAAGAAGTACCGTACGCGCACGGCCAAAGTGGCGCGAAGGGGATCGGCGAACTCCCGATGGATGCGGTCGCGCCGGCCATTTTGAACGCCGTCGAAGATGCCACCGGCGTCTCGTTCACGTCCATTCCGTTGTTGCCCGAGGAGGTTTTGTGCCGGCTGACGGCGTGA
- a CDS encoding DUF190 domain-containing protein has protein sequence MKIPEAGKLLRIFIGESDKHHGQPLYEAILHLARREGLAGCTVVKGCEGFGAASRIHTSKILRLSEDLPVIIEIVDAADKIERFLPHLDTMVEEGLVTVENVHVILYRHTQAT, from the coding sequence ATGAAAATTCCCGAGGCCGGCAAATTGTTGCGCATCTTTATCGGCGAATCCGACAAACATCACGGGCAACCGTTGTACGAAGCGATCTTGCACCTCGCGCGTCGCGAAGGTCTCGCCGGCTGCACGGTCGTGAAAGGCTGCGAGGGATTCGGCGCCGCCAGCCGCATTCACACCAGCAAGATCCTCCGCCTCTCCGAAGATTTGCCGGTCATCATCGAGATCGTCGACGCAGCCGACAAGATCGAGCGCTTTCTCCCTCACCTCGACACGATGGTCGAGGAAGGATTAGTGACAGTCGAAAATGTCCACGTCATCCTCTACCGACACACCCAAGCGACGTAA